A single genomic interval of Lentimicrobium sp. L6 harbors:
- a CDS encoding type II toxin-antitoxin system PemK/MazF family toxin has protein sequence MLIKQFEIWLADLNPQIGTEPGKTRPVLAIQTNLLNKIPHPSTIVCPITTNVKMGSEILRVHLKKGTSNLHQACDIMIDQIRAIDNKRLTKRLGILPDELIDLVKENIQIVLDLE, from the coding sequence ATGCTGATTAAACAATTTGAAATTTGGCTTGCAGATTTAAATCCTCAGATAGGAACTGAACCAGGTAAAACAAGACCAGTTCTAGCGATACAGACCAATCTGCTTAACAAGATTCCTCACCCATCTACTATTGTTTGTCCAATTACAACAAACGTTAAAATGGGTTCTGAGATATTAAGGGTACATCTTAAAAAAGGGACAAGCAACTTACATCAGGCTTGTGATATAATGATTGACCAAATTCGTGCGATTGATAATAAACGGTTGACAAAAAGACTGGGGATCTTACCTGATGAACTGATTGATTTGGTGAAAGAAAATATTCAAATAGTTCTAGACCTTGAATAA
- a CDS encoding ABC transporter ATP-binding protein, with translation MSIIEIKDLRKTYNEKTVPVHAVNGIDLQIEEGEFTAIVGPSGCGKTTFLNMVGGLDVSTSGSVKIDGQDISGLSSKQLIDFRLNHIGFVFQAYNLIPVLTAVENVAFIMELQGVSKAEREKRAKELLEQVGIGDKFNSRPNQLSGGQQQRVAVARALASKPKFILADEPTANLDSQSTGDLLDMMADLNQKLNITFLFATHDQRVMDRARRIVTLTDGKISSDEIRK, from the coding sequence ATGTCAATTATAGAAATAAAAGACCTCAGAAAAACATATAATGAAAAAACAGTTCCTGTTCATGCCGTTAATGGAATAGACTTACAAATTGAGGAGGGTGAATTTACAGCTATTGTTGGTCCTTCTGGTTGCGGAAAGACAACCTTTTTAAATATGGTGGGTGGCTTGGATGTGTCCACAAGCGGAAGCGTAAAAATAGATGGACAAGACATTTCTGGCTTAAGTTCAAAGCAACTCATCGATTTTAGGTTAAATCATATTGGATTTGTGTTTCAGGCTTACAACCTCATTCCTGTGCTTACTGCTGTTGAAAATGTGGCCTTTATCATGGAGTTACAAGGAGTTTCAAAAGCCGAACGAGAAAAAAGAGCCAAGGAATTATTAGAGCAGGTAGGCATTGGAGATAAATTCAATAGCCGCCCCAATCAACTTTCGGGTGGACAACAGCAAAGAGTAGCAGTAGCTAGGGCCTTGGCTAGTAAACCAAAATTCATATTAGCTGACGAACCCACTGCCAACTTAGATTCACAATCCACAGGAGATTTATTAGATATGATGGCCGATTTAAATCAGAAGCTAAATATCACTTTCCTATTTGCTACTCACGACCAACGAGTAATGGATAGAGCACGAAGAATTGTCACTCTTACTGATGGTAAGATTAGTTCTGACGAAATTAGAAAATAA
- a CDS encoding NADH:flavin oxidoreductase — MDEHKKLVDIVHSNDTPIAIQLAYGGSQTNHPDFEDASLWGPSAIKNRATGITPKEMTNDNIRHVVKMFTNASVRAQKAGYDAVELHAAHGYLLSQFLTPYCNRREDEYGGNIENRSRIIVEVITSIRKAVGSAFAIMIKMNHDDFMDEGEGLTLADAIEVAKIFENAGADLLEISGANESSGKGISPARTKIHKPELQSYFLEPTQQIASAVSIPVMLMGGNRNFARLQDILNQTDIKYFSMARPLLSEPDLVNKWKKNPEYKPLCVSCNGCYREGEVGCVVQEKLMAKKHPSRV, encoded by the coding sequence ATTGATGAGCACAAAAAGCTAGTTGACATTGTGCACTCTAACGATACGCCAATTGCCATTCAGTTGGCTTATGGTGGCTCACAAACAAATCATCCCGACTTTGAGGATGCTTCGCTTTGGGGGCCTTCGGCAATAAAGAACCGTGCTACAGGAATTACCCCTAAAGAAATGACTAATGACAATATTCGGCATGTGGTGAAAATGTTTACCAATGCATCTGTGCGCGCACAAAAAGCGGGTTATGATGCTGTTGAGTTACACGCAGCGCACGGCTATTTATTAAGTCAGTTTTTAACGCCATATTGTAATAGACGTGAGGACGAGTACGGTGGGAATATTGAAAATAGGTCTCGTATAATTGTTGAAGTTATTACAAGTATTCGTAAAGCTGTAGGTTCTGCTTTTGCTATTATGATAAAAATGAATCACGACGATTTTATGGATGAAGGTGAAGGGCTAACTCTTGCTGATGCCATTGAAGTTGCTAAAATATTTGAGAATGCTGGAGCCGACCTCCTAGAGATAAGTGGCGCAAATGAAAGTTCTGGCAAGGGAATAAGTCCGGCGCGTACAAAGATTCATAAGCCTGAATTACAATCCTATTTTCTTGAGCCAACTCAACAAATTGCCAGTGCTGTTTCTATTCCAGTTATGTTAATGGGAGGAAATAGAAATTTTGCGCGCTTACAAGATATTTTGAACCAAACGGATATTAAATACTTTTCCATGGCACGGCCATTACTTAGTGAACCTGATCTTGTGAACAAGTGGAAGAAAAACCCAGAATACAAACCTTTATGTGTTTCTTGTAATGGCTGCTACCGAGAAGGAGAAGTTGGCTGTGTTGTGCAAGAAAAACTGATGGCAAAGAAACATCCTTCAAGGGTTTAG
- a CDS encoding ABC transporter permease yields MNIKISWKNVWRNKLRSLIIILAIAVGLFGGIFTNAFFVGMLDQRINAVISNETANIQIHHPSFLLDESINNGIENGIAVIDKIKAVEGIKGISPRINETGMASTAEANTGVMINGIDPKMEKEVTKIHQKLYEGEYLKASFQIPILIGKKLSEKLNADIGDKVILSMADGEGEVVYAAFKVWGIYNTNNDMFDGIHVFVLKDELQKLLKTPQNYVSEIAISMDDDQFTLKAKDEMISLLQTEVDQKEIIVQDWKEIDPSLNMMIQSMDTFAWFFIIIILIALAFGIINTMIMVVMERTRELGMLMAIGMNKKRVFSMILWETIFLSSVGAITGLFFSALVIGYFGRVGLDLSLFGKGMNSLGFDTIIYTKSSIEFYLSVAFLVFITAIIASIFPARQALKLQPAEAVRD; encoded by the coding sequence TCTCTTTGGCGGTATATTTACCAATGCCTTCTTTGTGGGGATGCTAGACCAAAGAATCAATGCCGTAATTAGCAACGAGACTGCTAATATACAAATACATCACCCTAGCTTTCTTTTAGACGAATCCATAAACAATGGAATTGAAAATGGCATTGCAGTGATAGATAAAATTAAAGCTGTTGAAGGCATTAAGGGTATCAGTCCCAGAATTAATGAAACAGGAATGGCCAGCACTGCTGAAGCCAATACCGGAGTCATGATTAATGGAATCGACCCAAAAATGGAAAAGGAAGTGACTAAAATTCATCAAAAGCTTTATGAAGGGGAATATCTAAAAGCCTCCTTTCAAATCCCTATTCTTATTGGCAAAAAACTATCGGAAAAGCTAAATGCCGATATAGGAGATAAAGTTATTTTATCGATGGCAGATGGTGAAGGAGAAGTGGTTTATGCTGCCTTTAAAGTTTGGGGTATTTATAATACAAACAACGATATGTTTGATGGGATTCATGTTTTTGTATTGAAAGATGAATTACAAAAGCTTCTCAAAACTCCACAAAACTATGTGTCTGAGATTGCTATTTCGATGGATGACGACCAATTCACTTTAAAGGCAAAAGATGAAATGATAAGCCTCCTCCAAACAGAAGTGGATCAAAAAGAAATCATCGTTCAGGATTGGAAAGAAATAGATCCGAGTTTAAATATGATGATTCAAAGCATGGATACTTTTGCTTGGTTCTTCATCATCATTATTTTAATTGCGCTGGCGTTTGGAATCATAAACACTATGATTATGGTAGTGATGGAGAGAACTCGTGAGCTTGGAATGCTCATGGCGATTGGAATGAACAAGAAAAGAGTCTTTAGTATGATTCTATGGGAAACTATCTTCCTTTCCTCCGTAGGCGCGATTACTGGTCTCTTTTTCTCGGCTTTAGTTATTGGCTATTTCGGAAGAGTTGGCTTAGATTTATCCTTGTTTGGGAAGGGAATGAATTCCTTGGGTTTTGATACCATTATCTACACAAAATCTAGCATCGAATTTTATCTAAGCGTGGCATTTTTGGTCTTTATCACAGCCATTATTGCTTCCATATTTCCTGCTCGCCAGGCCTTGAAATTACAGCCCGCAGAAGCAGTGAGGGATTAG
- a CDS encoding transglutaminase domain-containing protein: MKKIAFTLIVFIGLSGILNAQQRNNKLTFDNVIINIPNSLTLCPQDIANYIHSKYSTQDSKIQALYFWIAKNIHYDIENMYSFDYDTIGIISKTLKTRKGICYNYALLFSDISNRLGIKSFVITGYTKIDNEIDYTPHSWCAGMIDSKWYIFDPTWGSGSVSNGNYIKQIDQYYYKMSPKRAIRTHMPFDPLFQFLYYPITNNNFCAKRKKPKSNNTYFNFDDSLTVFENLSITKQLINTKRRLENNGINSYFIFTIINQFRQEIDDNSYNQTIDTYHIALNSYKEGIFQLNRFIDYRNKQFAAIENDSVLIIILDSVENSFFLSIEYLKHIDSPNQNIQKQMDNIHKSIESNMLYFNEQRLFLDLYFNTPKNYRRSLFYDRLIDE; this comes from the coding sequence ATGAAAAAAATAGCATTTACATTAATAGTTTTTATCGGGCTTAGTGGAATTCTAAATGCTCAGCAAAGGAATAATAAGTTGACCTTTGATAATGTTATAATTAATATCCCCAATTCATTAACTTTATGTCCACAAGACATTGCCAATTATATACATTCAAAATATTCTACTCAAGACTCAAAAATTCAAGCTTTATATTTTTGGATCGCTAAGAATATTCATTATGATATTGAGAATATGTACTCATTTGATTATGATACGATTGGGATAATTTCAAAAACCCTAAAAACTCGCAAAGGAATTTGCTACAATTATGCCCTATTATTTAGTGATATTTCCAATAGGTTAGGAATTAAAAGTTTTGTTATTACAGGTTATACGAAAATTGATAATGAAATTGATTACACCCCTCATTCTTGGTGTGCTGGAATGATTGATTCGAAGTGGTATATATTCGACCCTACATGGGGGTCAGGCTCAGTATCGAATGGAAATTACATAAAACAAATAGACCAATATTATTACAAAATGTCCCCTAAAAGAGCAATACGTACTCATATGCCTTTCGATCCATTATTTCAATTTTTATATTACCCTATTACTAATAATAATTTTTGTGCCAAAAGGAAGAAGCCTAAGAGTAATAATACTTATTTTAATTTTGATGATTCTCTTACTGTTTTTGAGAATTTATCAATAACAAAACAATTAATCAATACAAAAAGAAGATTAGAGAATAATGGTATAAATAGTTATTTTATATTTACCATTATCAATCAATTTAGACAAGAAATAGACGATAATTCATACAATCAAACAATAGATACATATCACATAGCTCTGAATTCATATAAAGAAGGTATATTTCAACTTAATCGGTTTATTGATTATAGAAACAAACAATTTGCCGCGATTGAAAATGATTCTGTTTTAATAATAATCTTAGATAGTGTTGAGAATTCTTTTTTTTTGTCAATTGAATATTTAAAACATATTGATAGTCCCAATCAAAATATCCAAAAACAAATGGACAATATTCATAAATCTATTGAGAGTAACATGTTGTACTTTAATGAGCAAAGACTTTTTTTAGATTTATATTTTAATACTCCAAAGAACTATAGGAGATCTTTGTTTTATGATAGACTAATAGATGAATAA